GTCACAGGGCACCCGCGGCCCGAGATTAGCTGGCAAAAGCACCaggtggagggagatggaagggagagggtTGTGATGAGACCCAATCATGTGAGGGGGAATGTGGTGGTCACCAACATTGGCCAGCTGGTGATCTACAACGCCCAGCCTCAGGACTCTGGTGTCTACACCTGTACTGCAAACAACCCCTCTGGCTCGGCCCATGCCCACCATGCACTCACCGTGGTGCCCAGGGATCCCCTGAGGAGAGAAGAGCCCAGGAACATGACCCGCTGCCCGGCCGAGGAGTGCCAGAGGCCCCCTGACACGGTGGAGGAGTgtggtggaaaggagagggtgagcTGGTACTATGAGCCCAAAAGGAACAgttgcttctccttcacccatggCAGCTGTAACAGCAACAGGAAACCATTTGAGACGTATGAGATGTGTATGTTGTGCTGTGGTCCGGAGGTGTCTTCCCCCTGTGGCCTGCCCAGCCTGCAGGGTCCCTGTAAGGCCTACGAGCCCCGCTGGGCCTACAGCAGCAGCCAGAGGCAGTGCCAGTCCTTCATCTACGGAGGCTGCAGTGGCAACGACAACAACTTTGAGTCCAGAGAGGCCTGTGAGGAGATGTGCCCCTTCCCTAAGAACCACCACTGTAAAACCTGTAAACCCAGAGGCAAGATGGTGACCAGCTTCTGTAAGAGTGACTTTGTGATCCTGGGGAGGTTGTCtggactgatggaggagagggactCGGGCCAAGCCCTAGTCACAGTGGACGAGATCCTGAAGGATGAGAAGATGGGCCTCAGGTTCTTTGGCAAGGAGCCTCTGGAGGTGACCTTCACCAACATGGACTGGAACTGCCAATGTCCCAACACCAGCGAAGGTCAGGTCATTGTCATGGGAGATGTGAGGGACGGCATGGCCGTGCTGCAGGCGGACAGCTATGTGGGAGCGTCGAACACACGCCGGGTACGGAAGCTCAGAGAGGTCATCACTAAGAACACCTGTGACATTCTCAAAGAGTTCCccaccattcagtagaccagggggagagggataggggtgctttgaggacaattgcacacacacacatacatttatttttaatttaaatatttTATCCTTTTTCCTACCCACAAGATTGCATTGAACGCAACGTCAAAGTTCAAAGCAGAAAGTAAATAAAACCGAAAAAATGTAACACAGCTCTGTACATAATGTACCTTGCTCTGAGAGTTTCACTTGAACAAAACATCCTTAATGCGCCCTGCCAACCTGTCTGTTTATCCCAATGCTCTCTGTTGTGGTCTGACTGTTGGCTTCTAATTGAAAAACCATGTATCAGAACAGAGGAGACATTCATCAAACCCTCTAGTTGTCTCATTCCCTATAGACTTGGGCCTTTTCCTCCTCCGCCTCTCCTGGTGCATCTGGAAATCGACCAAGCAGACTTTTGCTCGTTGGAAGCACCGCACAGAAACTACATGTTCTGATGTTTGTGTATATACTTTACTTTAAGATTGTTTTCGTGTTATTGATCTGTCACTGTGGATGATGAAGCTGTTCCCTTACCTCTCTGGTAGAACcgatgacagtgtgtctgtgtaataTACTGTGTGATTAAGTTTTTGTCAGTACACCTGATTTAAGTTGTAATATATTCTCTCAGTGGTTGATTGCTACATTTTCCAAGAATCAGAATGATCTATCAACAATAAGGCACGTTAATGCTTCCCTTTGATTGGTTGCTATTTATTGTACCGTCATCCTTTTGCTCTGCTGTTGACTCGCTTTCATACCTATTCCCAAAGCACATTCTCTTAATTTGTTTTTCTCGTTGGAACGTATGTTCCTTGTTTGTCTTTTGTGTCATATTTTATGATGTCTTGTGTAAGATCAAACAGGGATATCCATATCCCTGCGTTGTCatgtaaatatataataaaatattAGATTCTGTCTCTACTTTGATGTTTTACTGTTTCATAAACTGAAAGAAATTATTGGAATATACCGCAGGAAGTAAAGGGGAAAATTACAGGAGAGAATGAGGAAATACCTTCACACATTTCAGCTATAattgtactgaataaaaatataaaacgcaacatgtaaagtgttggtcccatgtttcatgagctgaaataaaagatcccagaaatgttccatacgcacaaaaagcttatttctctcaaactgTGTGCACAAGTTTGTTGAcgtccctgttggtgagcatttttcctttgccaagataatccatccacctgacaggtgtggcatatcaataagctgattaaacagcatgatcacgaCACAagtgcacattgtgctggggacaaaaggccactgtaaaatttgtacattgtagaataatagtaaagacaaactatgaactagcacatatggaatcatgtagtaaccaaaaaaagtgtcaaacaaatagAACTGACAGTCCATCAATATTTTAAGACAAGACGGTCGGTCATTCTGGAAAACTTCAAgagctttgaaagtttcttcaagtgcagtcgcaaaaaccacaaaatactatgatgaaactggctctcaggagggccgtcacaggaaaggaagacccagagttacctctgctgcagaggataagttcgttagagttaccagcctcagaaattgcagccaagttcatattatgtcaagaacagctcaaataagctaagagaaatgacagtccatcattattttaagacatgaaggacattcaatgcagaacatttcaagagctttgaaagtttcttgaagtgcagtcacaaaaaccatcaagtgctatgatgaaactggctctcatgagggccaacacaggaaaggaagtcccagagtataagttagagttaccagcctcagaaattgcagcccaaataaagtcttcacagagttcaagtaacagacacatctcaacatcaactgatcagacgagactgtgtgaatcaagcattcatggtcaaattgctgcaaagaaaccactcctaaaggacactaataagaagagacttgctttggccaagaaacacatgagcaatggacattagaccggtggaaatctgtcctttggtctgatgagtccaaatttgagatttttggttccaaccgctgtgtctttgtgagacgatcTCCGCATGaagtttcccaccgtgaagcatggaggaggaggtgtgatggcttcgctggtaacactgtctgtgatatatttagaattcaaggcacacttaaccagcatggctaccacagcattctgcagtgatacaccatcccatctggtttgcgcttagtgcgactataatttgtttttcaacaggagaatgacccaaaacacacctccaggctttgtaagggctatttgaccaaggagaatgatggagtgctgcatcatatgacctggccttcacaatcacccgacctcaactcaattgagatggtttgggatgggttggaccgcagagtgaaggaaaagcagccaacaagtgctcaacatatgtgggaactccttcaagatggttggaaaagcattcctcataaatctggttgagagaatgccaagagtgtgcaaagctgtcatcaaggcaaagggtggctactttgaagaatctaaaatagaaaatatattttgatttgtttaacaatttttgggTTAGTACATGTTTCATTCAAGTGTtggttcatagttttgatatgttcactattactctacaatgtagaaaatagtaaaaataaagaaaaacccttgaatgagtaggcgtgtccaaacttttgactggtactctctATATACACTGCCACATGCATACATTGTAAAGGtgaaacaaggtagcagttagacAGCATTTCTCCAGTTGTTTTTTCTCCACCGCCATGAGCCACTCAGACTGTAAAGCAACAGAGACCATGCGTGCGTCTATACAGTAAAAGTGCTGTACCTGGGTGGTTTGTCTGACAGgagtgatgaaagagagaggggaatagcaTGTCCCAAGCCCACCCTGGTCGCTCCTCTCCTTTGCCCCTCTTTCCGCCCACTTCCCTCAactcccaccctccccctcaaacacacacacagcccccagtGGCATAGTAAAAACTCCACTGTGTTTTGTTTAGTCTCTCCAATTCCTGTGTAATTGGGTAGAGCAGCTCAGCCGTAAACCTCAGATCCACTCCCATTCAGGAGTTATGTCTTTCAAGGTCTGCCAAAAGCCTGTTCTGGGCCTGGGGTTCGACAAGGGTGTTCCTCCACTGCTGCCTTCCtctggttctcccatctcagctcTGAGCCcggagagggagggaagcagtAGATATCCCCAGGTATGGTGCTCCAGTACAGGCTGAATCACCTGGGACCTCAGGCCTACTGTGGAACTGCTTTTGTTGGTTTAGAGAAGGACAAGGAGATGGTGAGCTTTAGAGCCATCTATCAGGAAGATATATGCAGGATGTATTACCTGTTGCTTTATTTCATTCTCTCCATTGACTTAATAAAAAATTGATCATTTGAGATGTACTGTGGTTCCTTCTATAATTATTCTGTACACTTTTCACAGCCCACTCAAAGAGCTGAGATTGAGCCAGCAGTATGGCAGGACAAGCACATTACCTGATGTTCTGTGCCATAAAGGTCCAGACCTCTCTGCATGGCTGTAGTACACTTCCATAGACCCCGTCCATACACATTGGTTTTGGAATTCAGATTTACGACAAGTTTGACAGAACTGGACAACCAATGTTTTGATGAGTGTGTATGCTCAAAAACAGTTGTGCAATGGTTCTGGCAAAACTAAAATATTTTACAAAATGTCACAAAGAAACTAACTAGcttattgttttttgttgttgtgtgtgtgtgatatacagtgaactccaaaagtattgggacagggattattatttattttttactctgtcctgcttattttttttttttgggggcggtgacattcaggactatccataatcatggtagcatccacattaatgtagaagtgtttagaaaacTATTATGCTCTTATTTACATAAAAGTGACTCAAAGGAcacacattatttaccattcatttctattgggcacaaaataaatctgaaacacaaccaaaacaaacaacaaatgcaACCAAAAAGTCTGTAGAGTCACAAACTTGATGTAATCATTGAGtgttaggaatatgggaccaaatactaaacctttgactactttaatacacaagtgaatttgtcccaatacatttgatcccctaaaatgggggactatgtacaaagtgctgtaatttctgaaCAGTTCActcaatatggatgaaaataccctcaaattaaaagctgacagtctgcaccaTTTCAAATtgaaagtgctggagtacagagcccaAACAATGTGtgactgtcccaatacttttggaactCACCGCAATTAGCTATTGGTTACGCGACAGAGTCAGTACTCTGTAGTGACCTACAGCAGCTTTCTGTACAGTGCTCAGTTCCTTACTCAAGGGCACATCTACtgtacagatttttaccttagggatttgaaccagtgaccttttggttactggcccaacactctaaccactaggctagtgtTACCCAACTCTGATCCTTGaatacccccaacagcacacatttttgttttagtgacaaaaacacctgattcaaatggtcaagggcttgatgattaaaTTAcaattagaatcaggtgtgcttgtcagGGGCCACAACTAAAATATGTACTGTTGAGGGTActcgaggaccggagttgggaaagactgcactaggctacctgttgcccTAACaaatctctttgtgtgtgtgtatggacttATTACAACGGATGTTGAGAATAGAGTGTCCTCTCCACCGTTGGGATATACGTTGGGATATGCGTTGGTATTACAATGCATGTACATCCGAATTTCACAACCAATCTGTGCGGGGCCATAAAAGGATGCGACAGTAGCACTGAAAACACAGTTTACAGAAGCACCTGGATCTAGATGACAATATAAATACCACTTACTTTATGATAATGTCCCCCCTCTGGCAAATATCTCTCAATTCCATCAGCAAAACCAGCAAAAGGATAGCCTATACATTGAGGAATGTCTTGGCAGACAATTCCATGTTCCCCAAGGGAGAAATGTACAAAATGTACATATAATAATAGTCTGACAGCTTATGTTTgaaagatatactgtctctttaCCTCAGTAATTCATATGCAAACATTagagtatacagtaccagtcaaaattctgggcacacctactcattcaagggcttgtctttatttagactatttctacattgtagaataataatgaagacatcaagaatatgaaataacacacatggaatctagtaaccaaaaagtgttaaaaaaaaagtttaattgttcaaagtagccaacctttgccttgatggcagttttgcacactcttggcattctcttaaccagcttcacctggaatgcttttccaactgtcttgaaggagttcccacatatgctgagcacttgttggctgcttttccttcactctgcagtccaactcaccCCAAAATGTTCTCAAATcaggttgaggtcggatgattggggaggccaggtcatctgatgcagcactccatcactctccttcttggtaaaatagccctccatagcctggaggtgtgttgggtcattgtcctgttgaaaaacaaatgatagtgggactaatgacaaaccagatgggatggcgtatgcacagacagtgtcagcagcaaagcaccatcacacctcctccatacttcacggtggcaactacacatgcggagatcatccgttcacctactctgtgtctcacaaagacacagaggttggaaccaacggtctcaaatttggactcatcagaccaaaaggacagatttccaccggtctaatgtccattgctcatgtttcttggcccagcaAGTCTCTTGTTCTTATTGGGGTTCTTTaggagtggtttctttgcagcaattgaaCCATGAATgtttgattcacgcagtctcctctgaacagttgatgttgagatgtgtctattacttgaactctgtgaaggacttattttggctgcaatctgaggtgcagttaactctaatgaatttatcctgtgcagcagaggtaactctgggtcttcctttcctgtggcagtcctcatgagagccagtttcattatagcgcttgatgatttttgcgactgcacttgaagaaactttcaatgttcttgaaatttttcagattgactgaccttcatgtcttaaagtaatgatgtactgtcgtttctctttgcttatttgagctgtacttgccataatatggacttagtatttgtagaaaatagtaaaaataaagaaaatgtgaatgtgtaacttttgactggtactgtacaaagGCAAAGTTTGGTACATTGTTTTATGTTTCAAATGGTACAATTTAATCATAGTATGCATGAAAAATAGAAACATTGTGGAAGACCATAAGAAcaccttccttcccttcccttccaatTCCAACCCAACACCCACTCTCCAGCTTCCACCCGCCAGGAAGATAGTGAGATCCCTCCTGGCTGTCCACCCACCACCCATCCTCCCTCACCTCTACCCGccacccatcctccctcctccctacccgCCAAccacccatcctccctcctccctacccgCCAAccacccatcctccctcctccctacccgCCAAccacccatcctccctcctccctacccgCCAAccacccatcctccctcctccctacctgcCAACCACCTATCCTTCCTTCTCCCTACCCGCCAACCACCTATCCTCACTCCTCTACCCGCCACCCATCCTTCCTCCTCCCTACCCGCCAACCACCCATCCTCCCTACCCGCCAACCACCTATCCTTCCTCCACCCTACCCGCCAACCAcctatcctccctcccaccaTTACAAGTTTCTTTCTCCACCACCTGCAAAACTTAGACCATTGATTGAGCAACCCTCCAtcctgcccccctcctccccactgcCCACCTTCCCCCAAATGCAACCTCTTTAAGGATACATATCATTCTATAGAAACCACTTATTGTGTATATACTTAATCTGCTAACAAGCCAAACTTAGTTGGAGACGATCCAACTAATTAATTACATAGCATTTATGGGAATTTTGGAGAACATGTAGGGAAcaacccactgggaacagatgtGAATTGaacatctattccatgttggttcaacataatttcattgaagtgacatggaaacaacgttgatttaaccagtgtgtgcACTGTGGGAACCTATTGAAGGGTAAACCAGTTCAATGTAGCCAGTGAGCCAGATAGAACAATTGTAAAACCACCACCAATTATGTTtttatccttctctctttccaaaTCGTCAATTAAAACAACACTTTCAAAAACAAAAATGCATGGTTTGGATCTACAATAGCACTATTTATATCCAATTAAAAGGACGGCATATGAGGAACACGTGTGAACCTTGTTTTTATAGTGCctagtttttactattttctctgCAGGTGATTTGTTCTACATCTGATTTAGTTATTGTTATATTTTGGTATGCTAGGTTTGTAATAATCATTAGCAACTCTTATTGGGTTGATTGGGTTCAAAAGCCCACTGCAACTCAcactggctgtgtttacacagccaCCCTTAAAACCCAAATCTATATCCAATCTTTTTTTCTGGACTGTCCACACGGTTTTAAAATGGGACCTTTATCAGATTTGTAGCATTCACATTGATGTAGCCTCTGAAGTGGCACACAGATGCAAGGCTCATTTTCTGCCACTGTTCCTTTTGGGGTGGTTGTCATGGTAACAACAGGTCatgtgcaacaacaacaaaaaacacagaaCAAAAAAATCTGATCGGAGTGTCCAGACAGAGGTCACATATGGAGGATCAGGTTTGTAATCAAGATTCAGATCCACATATTGCGGTGGTATAAATTGGAAGTCAAAATATCAGATTCCATGGGTTTTACTCTGTTTACAAATTAGGGGGGAAAAAATCTGAATtaagctgcctgtgtaaacgcagccaatgTTGTTGCAAGTATCTGTGCATTGCCATGTGGCTGTAACAGATGCTCCTGCCCTgaaacaaacatttctaaagCAATATTCTTTCATTCTGGTCCTGGGAATCCACAGggaggcttttgttccagccaagTTCTAGGGTGTGGAGGCTATCTGAATTAGATTAGTTAGTGCGGGCTGgtacaaaagcctgcacaccctgtgTGGGTTTACAGGACCAAGATGAAAGAACAGAACACTACCCCCAGGAGATTAATAAACGTGTATTGTATTCTAATTTAATGAGGCACATCACAGATAAAGATGAAACAAAATGTACATGATTGCCTGTCATGAAGATTTGATAGAAATATACAGGTCAGAGAGGACATGGCTATCTGCCTCTGCATTCTCCCCTGGGATATGTTAGTCTGCAGAACAGATCAACTAGCAGGGTGGTTTTGGCCCCCAAGATTCATCATCTACATCTGGTATGGCCATATTACTGACAAATTCTTTTGAGAAGATACTGTAGTTAACTCATCTGGTATGGCAATATTATGAAATATTGAAAAGGTGCAGAAAAATGATGTCTACTGAGAATATACTGTGCAGTAGCTAATGTTACTCAGGTGCTGTTTAAATTAGATTAAAATTGGATCCATTCCCAATCCTATTTGGTGGAACAATGAGGAACAAaagaaagggttagagttatgcttaattataaactgggtggtttgagccctgaatgctgattggctgacagccatgg
This region of Oncorhynchus tshawytscha isolate Ot180627B linkage group LG25, Otsh_v2.0, whole genome shotgun sequence genomic DNA includes:
- the LOC112224380 gene encoding WAP, Kazal, immunoglobulin, Kunitz and NTR domain-containing protein 2-like — its product is MWWMLFPRWIWFLLGQCLVLWLDQRVRAMSVAGVAYSHAGICPNEMNPNLWVDAMSTCTRECESDQECEKFEKCCPNVCGNQSCVAARYMDVNGKKGPVGMPKEATCASFMCTQQGSQCDIWEGQPVCKCRDRCEREPHFTCASDGMTYYNKCYMDAEACSKGIALSVVTCRFHLTWPNTSPPLPLETTLRPTTAPLQETPPLLTEPQPPVMASSSSQQLVTVGDTASFLCDVTGHPRPEISWQKHQVEGDGRERVVMRPNHVRGNVVVTNIGQLVIYNAQPQDSGVYTCTANNPSGSAHAHHALTVVPRDPLRREEPRNMTRCPAEECQRPPDTVEECGGKERVSWYYEPKRNSCFSFTHGSCNSNRKPFETYEMCMLCCGPEVSSPCGLPSLQGPCKAYEPRWAYSSSQRQCQSFIYGGCSGNDNNFESREACEEMCPFPKNHHCKTCKPRGKMVTSFCKSDFVILGRLSGLMEERDSGQALVTVDEILKDEKMGLRFFGKEPLEVTFTNMDWNCQCPNTSEGQVIVMGDVRDGMAVLQADSYVGASNTRRVRKLREVITKNTCDILKEFPTIQ